CTGACTCCACCACCAACGGCGGAACAGGCGCATCCAACAAACTCACGGTCTATCTCCATATCGACATCGATTGCCTTGCGTTGAGCGACGATCACTGATCCCGGTGGTGGTCCGCCCCATCGCTCGACTGGCCGGTCCAGGTACTCGGCATCAACGGTTCAATCGGGAGGCCACTGAACGAATCACCGGCGAGAGTGGTCAACCCCGCCTCCTGCACATCGTGTTTGACAACGCTGCCTCCGAACCCGAGCTGTCCTGCGCCACCCTGGGAGGCACTCGGGCCGCTGTCCGGCAACTCCCACTCGGGGTCGACGTTCATGTCGGCGAACTGGTCGCCGTGATCGTGCAACTGCGTCTTCCGACGGCGCCGCTTCCTGGCCTGTCGGCGGGCCGCGGATTCTTCTGCCGCGGAGGCCGATGCCGGACTCTGCGCTCGTGCGCCGGTGCCGGTTCCGGTCCTGTTGGTCGAATCGAAGCCGATCCCAGGACCGCCACCGAATCCGATCATGTAAGGGAATGCGATTCCCGCTCCCGCGACTGCCGCCGGCGCCGGTGCTGGGGCCCCCGCACCGGCCGAAGCGCTCGCCGGCACCCCGGCCCCAGGGGATCCCCCGGCAGGGACCGACCCGGCAACGCTCACCAGATGCGGGTTGGAGACCGTTGCCACCGAGTCCGGAGCCGAGGCGACGTCGGGAACCGAGTCGACCAGGATGGGTACGCCGGACGGCCATGGCACAGCTGCCAGTGCCGCGAACGCGCTCAGACTCGCTAAGGGCGCGGTCAGGGTGGAGGCTATCGCGGCACCCAGTTCGATGGCGACCAGCGGATGCGCGATCAAGAACGTCGAGAGAGTGGCCGGGTTGAGAAGCAGCAGAGCGACTTCCGGGTGAGCACCTACGTTCGCGATGACGTAGTCGACCTCTTGGATGAGGGTCACGGTGTTCTTAACCCAATACAGCACAGTCAGTGGGCTGGTGTACGCCGAGTAGGGCAGCCCGTCGATGGTGCCGGCGCCGGGTTCCCAGTTGATCCCCACGGATCGCAACACCTGCGCGATGCCTTCCAGCAAGGGGTCGGTCCAGGTGTGTGCAGGCCCCCACGGGTCCGCCGGATCCGACGTCTCCGCCGGCGCCGCCGACTTGAGGATCGTCGGCGCCACGGGCGTCTCCGGGGTTGACGCTGCGGCCGAGCCCGCGACCGCCTCGTAGGTGCTCATCGTGGTGGCGGCCTGGACCCACATCCGCGCGTAGTCGGCCTCGTTGATCGCAATGGGGACGGTGTTGATTCCGAAGAAGTTCGTCGCCAGCAATACCCCGTGAACGGTGTGATTCGTGGTCAGTTCAGCCAGTGTCGGCATCGCCGCCAACGCGGCGGTGTAGGCGGCAGCCACGGTCTGATGCTGGGCCGCCACCGCGGCACTGTTGGCGCTGGCCTGCGTCAGCCATGCCAGATAAGGCGTATTGGCCGCCGCGTACGACTCGGCGCTCGGCCCTTGCCAAG
The window above is part of the Mycolicibacter sp. MU0102 genome. Proteins encoded here:
- a CDS encoding PPE domain-containing protein — translated: MTAPAWMALPPEFHSALLSSGPGSGPVLAAAGTWSSLSADYASAAEELSEVLGAVEAGAWQGPSAESYAAANTPYLAWLTQASANSAAVAAQHQTVAAAYTAALAAMPTLAELTTNHTVHGVLLATNFFGINTVPIAINEADYARMWVQAATTMSTYEAVAGSAAASTPETPVAPTILKSAAPAETSDPADPWGPAHTWTDPLLEGIAQVLRSVGINWEPGAGTIDGLPYSAYTSPLTVLYWVKNTVTLIQEVDYVIANVGAHPEVALLLLNPATLSTFLIAHPLVAIELGAAIASTLTAPLASLSAFAALAAVPWPSGVPILVDSVPDVASAPDSVATVSNPHLVSVAGSVPAGGSPGAGVPASASAGAGAPAPAPAAVAGAGIAFPYMIGFGGGPGIGFDSTNRTGTGTGARAQSPASASAAEESAARRQARKRRRRKTQLHDHGDQFADMNVDPEWELPDSGPSASQGGAGQLGFGGSVVKHDVQEAGLTTLAGDSFSGLPIEPLMPSTWTGQSSDGADHHRDQ